One Littorina saxatilis isolate snail1 linkage group LG12, US_GU_Lsax_2.0, whole genome shotgun sequence genomic region harbors:
- the LOC138981251 gene encoding ras guanine nucleotide exchange factor O-like isoform X1 — translation MACGNSSGSVLSNVFVVCELCDEEAEARNHCDECLTNFCDRCARSHGKRFAGKERHRVEHGVCCYDMELELCPEDGQKMSFFCKACQLRVCPQCELKRKRHLMHEVVTLDQQVGCEKEKLLDRLDDVTTKTETINYLPEDIKAMATQIELKWLERKELMRQEFASLLETITTQQQKLMADMEEEMKLSLQHLEKLQKAHEEVLSTTCQLSDDCISAVQSLPREEFLKSYPQFLESAKSLVNQVEKMSSPDDCMPAFLQLPFSLHKEKVHLHDSLQLGAFDCQRIRAIEYNRFIPQDRVKEEIAVNMLVNCPQPDDIPTSCTLHYTAAIFCGSRQIKRKPAWENKEPLIPTDVVLNGSHGFNLAPGSLYLVKIHPVITITTHQGDKTFDGKVVSIVIVTGAGTDAVRRPLAAGDGQVIDTATDTSRLLGTKCNDFHGNTGALACFNTAWAGNQNNNSNRTMQTNNSISTWHNHNSVSNNMNSNLNNSTVPCLIRPGVEAVFQVPDFSEGILRPSEGGWNVSLFETIKCVSDQDMLNTGFDNDLEVCKGRMQCQKRYASICSFEEARLLEDTHLKI, via the exons ATGGCTTGTGGGAACAGTTCAGGCTCCGTCCTGTCcaacgtgtttgttgtgtgtgaatTGTGCGACGAAGAGGCGGAAGCGAGGAACCACTGCGACGAATGCCTGACGAACTTTTGCGACCGTTGCGCTCGCTCGCACGGCAAGCGGTTTGCAGGGAAAGAGCGGCACCGCGTAGAGCATGGGGTCTGCTGCTACGACATGGAGCTGGAACTCTGCCCCGAAGATGGACAGAAGATGTCGTTTTTCTGCAAGGCGTGTCAGTTGCGTGTCTGTCCTCAGTGCGAGCTGAAAAGAAAGCGACACCTCATGCATGAAGTTGTCACTTTGGACCAGCAAGTGGGCTGTGAAAAG GAGAAACTTTTGGACAGGCTTGATGATGTGACAACCAAAACAGAAACAATCAACTACCTGCCCGAGGATATCAAGGCTATGGCTACTCAGATTGAg TTGAAATGGTTGGAACGCAAAGAACTGATGCGACAGGAGTTTGCCTCCTTGCTGGAGACTATCACAACACAGCAACAAAAACTGATGGCAGATATGGAGGAG GAAATGAAATTATCCTTACAACACTTAGAAAAGCTGCAGAAAGCTCACGAGGAGGTGCTATCAACCACTTGTCAGCTCTCCGACGATTGCATCTCCGCAGTGCAGAGCTTACCCCGGGAAGAATTCTTGAAAAGCTACCCACAGTTTTTGGAGAG TGCTAAATCACTGGTGAACCAGGTGGAGAAGATGAGTTCTCCAGATGACTGCATGCCTGCCTTCCTTCAGCTGCCTTTCAGTCTCCACAAAGAGAAGGTTCATCTTCACGACTCTCTTCAGCTTGGCGCTTTTG ATTGCCAGCGCATCAGAGCCATCGAGTACAACCGCTTCATTCCTCAGGATCGTGTGAAGGAGGAGATTGCAGTCAACATGCTGGTGAACTGCCCACAACCAGATGATATCCCCACCTCCTGCACTCTCCACTACACGGCTGCAATTTTTTGTGGAAGCAGGCAGATCAAG CGAAAACCAGCATGGGAGAACAAAGAACCACTCATTCCAACAGACGTTGTGCTGAACGGTAGTCATGGTTTCAATCTGGCGCCTGGGTCTCTTTACTTGGTGAAGATTCATCCTGTCATCACTATCACTACGCACCAAGGTGACAAAACCTTTGATGGCAAGGTCGTTTCCATAGTGATTGTCACAG gCGCAGGCACAGATGCTGTCAGAAGACCATTGGCTGCTGGTGATGGACAGGTGATTGAT ACTGCAACAGATACCAGCAGACTGCTTGGCACCAAGTGCAATGACTTCCATGGAAACACTGGCGCTCTAGCATGTTTTAACACAGCTTGGGCAGGAAATCAgaataacaacagcaacagaaCAATGCAAACCAACAACAGCATCAGCACATGGCACAACCATAACAGTGTCAGCAATAATATGAACAGCAATCTGAACAACAGCACCGTGCCTTGTCTGATCAGGCCGGGCGTTGAAGCAGTTTTTCAGGTTCCAGACTTTTCAGAAGGCATACTTAGACCCTCTGAAGGCGGCTGGAATGTATCATTATTTGAGACAATCAAATGTGTTAGTGACCAGGACATGCTTAACACAGGCTTTGACAATGATCTCGAGGTTTGCAAAGGCAGAATGCAATGTCAGAAGAGATACGCTTCTATCTGCAGCTTTGAG GAAGCCCGGCTGCTAGAAGACACGCATTTGAAGATCTAA
- the LOC138981251 gene encoding uncharacterized protein isoform X3, translated as MATQIELKWLERKELMRQEFASLLETITTQQQKLMADMEEEMKLSLQHLEKLQKAHEEVLSTTCQLSDDCISAVQSLPREEFLKSYPQFLESAKSLVNQVEKMSSPDDCMPAFLQLPFSLHKEKVHLHDSLQLGAFDCQRIRAIEYNRFIPQDRVKEEIAVNMLVNCPQPDDIPTSCTLHYTAAIFCGSRQIKRKPAWENKEPLIPTDVVLNGSHGFNLAPGSLYLVKIHPVITITTHQGDKTFDGKVVSIVIVTGAGTDAVRRPLAAGDGQVIDTATDTSRLLGTKCNDFHGNTGALACFNTAWAGNQNNNSNRTMQTNNSISTWHNHNSVSNNMNSNLNNSTVPCLIRPGVEAVFQVPDFSEGILRPSEGGWNVSLFETIKCVSDQDMLNTGFDNDLEVCKGRMQCQKRYASICSFEEARLLEDTHLKI; from the exons ATGGCTACTCAGATTGAg TTGAAATGGTTGGAACGCAAAGAACTGATGCGACAGGAGTTTGCCTCCTTGCTGGAGACTATCACAACACAGCAACAAAAACTGATGGCAGATATGGAGGAG GAAATGAAATTATCCTTACAACACTTAGAAAAGCTGCAGAAAGCTCACGAGGAGGTGCTATCAACCACTTGTCAGCTCTCCGACGATTGCATCTCCGCAGTGCAGAGCTTACCCCGGGAAGAATTCTTGAAAAGCTACCCACAGTTTTTGGAGAG TGCTAAATCACTGGTGAACCAGGTGGAGAAGATGAGTTCTCCAGATGACTGCATGCCTGCCTTCCTTCAGCTGCCTTTCAGTCTCCACAAAGAGAAGGTTCATCTTCACGACTCTCTTCAGCTTGGCGCTTTTG ATTGCCAGCGCATCAGAGCCATCGAGTACAACCGCTTCATTCCTCAGGATCGTGTGAAGGAGGAGATTGCAGTCAACATGCTGGTGAACTGCCCACAACCAGATGATATCCCCACCTCCTGCACTCTCCACTACACGGCTGCAATTTTTTGTGGAAGCAGGCAGATCAAG CGAAAACCAGCATGGGAGAACAAAGAACCACTCATTCCAACAGACGTTGTGCTGAACGGTAGTCATGGTTTCAATCTGGCGCCTGGGTCTCTTTACTTGGTGAAGATTCATCCTGTCATCACTATCACTACGCACCAAGGTGACAAAACCTTTGATGGCAAGGTCGTTTCCATAGTGATTGTCACAG gCGCAGGCACAGATGCTGTCAGAAGACCATTGGCTGCTGGTGATGGACAGGTGATTGAT ACTGCAACAGATACCAGCAGACTGCTTGGCACCAAGTGCAATGACTTCCATGGAAACACTGGCGCTCTAGCATGTTTTAACACAGCTTGGGCAGGAAATCAgaataacaacagcaacagaaCAATGCAAACCAACAACAGCATCAGCACATGGCACAACCATAACAGTGTCAGCAATAATATGAACAGCAATCTGAACAACAGCACCGTGCCTTGTCTGATCAGGCCGGGCGTTGAAGCAGTTTTTCAGGTTCCAGACTTTTCAGAAGGCATACTTAGACCCTCTGAAGGCGGCTGGAATGTATCATTATTTGAGACAATCAAATGTGTTAGTGACCAGGACATGCTTAACACAGGCTTTGACAATGATCTCGAGGTTTGCAAAGGCAGAATGCAATGTCAGAAGAGATACGCTTCTATCTGCAGCTTTGAG GAAGCCCGGCTGCTAGAAGACACGCATTTGAAGATCTAA
- the LOC138981251 gene encoding uncharacterized protein isoform X2, whose protein sequence is MHRTMHFSDVIACNVLTIFVRSDHSGIGEEIDLCLCSEVSFSTFCLQGKMGQSTSRHKGYEKLLDRLDDVTTKTETINYLPEDIKAMATQIELKWLERKELMRQEFASLLETITTQQQKLMADMEEEMKLSLQHLEKLQKAHEEVLSTTCQLSDDCISAVQSLPREEFLKSYPQFLESAKSLVNQVEKMSSPDDCMPAFLQLPFSLHKEKVHLHDSLQLGAFDCQRIRAIEYNRFIPQDRVKEEIAVNMLVNCPQPDDIPTSCTLHYTAAIFCGSRQIKRKPAWENKEPLIPTDVVLNGSHGFNLAPGSLYLVKIHPVITITTHQGDKTFDGKVVSIVIVTGAGTDAVRRPLAAGDGQVIDTATDTSRLLGTKCNDFHGNTGALACFNTAWAGNQNNNSNRTMQTNNSISTWHNHNSVSNNMNSNLNNSTVPCLIRPGVEAVFQVPDFSEGILRPSEGGWNVSLFETIKCVSDQDMLNTGFDNDLEVCKGRMQCQKRYASICSFEEARLLEDTHLKI, encoded by the exons ATGCATCGTACTATGCATTTTTCTGACGTCATAGCATGTAATGTTCTGACGATTTTTGTTCGTTCTGATCATTCTGGAATTGGAGAAGAGATAGATCTTTGTCTTTGCAGCGAAGTTTCtttttcaactttttgtctGCAGGGGAAAATGGGACAAAGCACATCAAGGCATAAAGGTTAT GAGAAACTTTTGGACAGGCTTGATGATGTGACAACCAAAACAGAAACAATCAACTACCTGCCCGAGGATATCAAGGCTATGGCTACTCAGATTGAg TTGAAATGGTTGGAACGCAAAGAACTGATGCGACAGGAGTTTGCCTCCTTGCTGGAGACTATCACAACACAGCAACAAAAACTGATGGCAGATATGGAGGAG GAAATGAAATTATCCTTACAACACTTAGAAAAGCTGCAGAAAGCTCACGAGGAGGTGCTATCAACCACTTGTCAGCTCTCCGACGATTGCATCTCCGCAGTGCAGAGCTTACCCCGGGAAGAATTCTTGAAAAGCTACCCACAGTTTTTGGAGAG TGCTAAATCACTGGTGAACCAGGTGGAGAAGATGAGTTCTCCAGATGACTGCATGCCTGCCTTCCTTCAGCTGCCTTTCAGTCTCCACAAAGAGAAGGTTCATCTTCACGACTCTCTTCAGCTTGGCGCTTTTG ATTGCCAGCGCATCAGAGCCATCGAGTACAACCGCTTCATTCCTCAGGATCGTGTGAAGGAGGAGATTGCAGTCAACATGCTGGTGAACTGCCCACAACCAGATGATATCCCCACCTCCTGCACTCTCCACTACACGGCTGCAATTTTTTGTGGAAGCAGGCAGATCAAG CGAAAACCAGCATGGGAGAACAAAGAACCACTCATTCCAACAGACGTTGTGCTGAACGGTAGTCATGGTTTCAATCTGGCGCCTGGGTCTCTTTACTTGGTGAAGATTCATCCTGTCATCACTATCACTACGCACCAAGGTGACAAAACCTTTGATGGCAAGGTCGTTTCCATAGTGATTGTCACAG gCGCAGGCACAGATGCTGTCAGAAGACCATTGGCTGCTGGTGATGGACAGGTGATTGAT ACTGCAACAGATACCAGCAGACTGCTTGGCACCAAGTGCAATGACTTCCATGGAAACACTGGCGCTCTAGCATGTTTTAACACAGCTTGGGCAGGAAATCAgaataacaacagcaacagaaCAATGCAAACCAACAACAGCATCAGCACATGGCACAACCATAACAGTGTCAGCAATAATATGAACAGCAATCTGAACAACAGCACCGTGCCTTGTCTGATCAGGCCGGGCGTTGAAGCAGTTTTTCAGGTTCCAGACTTTTCAGAAGGCATACTTAGACCCTCTGAAGGCGGCTGGAATGTATCATTATTTGAGACAATCAAATGTGTTAGTGACCAGGACATGCTTAACACAGGCTTTGACAATGATCTCGAGGTTTGCAAAGGCAGAATGCAATGTCAGAAGAGATACGCTTCTATCTGCAGCTTTGAG GAAGCCCGGCTGCTAGAAGACACGCATTTGAAGATCTAA